In Rhineura floridana isolate rRhiFlo1 chromosome 1, rRhiFlo1.hap2, whole genome shotgun sequence, the following proteins share a genomic window:
- the CDKN2D gene encoding cyclin-dependent kinase 4 inhibitor D, with product MQPGSAGDQLTGAAARGDISEVRRLLHQELVDPNSHNRFGKTALQVMMFGNVLVAQELLKQGANPNIQDESGTAPAHDAARTGFLDTLKILVEHGTDVNVPDASGSLPLHIAIREGHTEVVHFLVSQSKLHHQDSDGRTPLELAQYLGLTHIQGILEKHLSAPA from the exons ATGCAGCCGGGGAGTGCCGGAGACCAGCTAACCGGGGCTGCCGCCCGGGGAGATATATCCGAAGTGCGGCGCCTTCTGCATCAGGAGCTGGTAGATCCTAACTCGCACAACCGCTTTGGCAAGACTGCGCTGCAG GTAATGATGTTTGGTAATGTCTTGGTGGCACAGGAGCTGCTGAAGCAAGGTGCTAACCCTAATATCCAGGATGAGTCAGGCACAGCGCCTGCCCACGACGCTGCCCGCACTGGCTTCCTTGACACCCTGAAAATCTTGGTGGAACACGGCACTGATGTCAATGTACCTGATGCTTCCGGCTCGCTGCCCCTCCACATTGCCATTAGGGAAGGTCACACTGAGGTGGTACACTTCCTGGTATCTCAGTCCAAGCTGCACCACCAAGACTCTGATGGGCGGACACCGCTGGAGCTAGCACAGTATCTGGGGCTTACACACATCCAGGGCATCCTTGAGAAGCACCTCTCTGCCCCAGCTTAA